The proteins below are encoded in one region of Misgurnus anguillicaudatus chromosome 24, ASM2758022v2, whole genome shotgun sequence:
- the gmnc gene encoding geminin coiled-coil domain-containing protein 1, which translates to MSTMLSCQDLSFAGGQRYDSSYSTSTLADGVDVSTATLVSLWDAGPLDNGARQHEPPPRDSPHVSEHRLGHHTWSDQLSPQLQRNKQLQDTLIQREEELARLQEENNKLKEFLNSSYVKSLEENSKKLLSNCKVQDGMRKRKSTHSDLGNVSQFLHSGEVKRTCRNLSLEFCSAEELAATPPLDSWILETLGLQDENTVDPEQSFNSHITNHSPSFSCALPKQDHYNTTTIGNSVSLSPGAEAHCDYNNIIDSPSNCSLDTTSGYNTSQSQVSEYTTLDPSALYTITPTGSLVVSSPVMTNAPHFTPPRAASTPYPQDASPGAYYDTRGCESSSPAGGDSRIFSTPRMSRSRTDLAFSMSLSPQSSVKTHSFPQGQAFTRRDAHGGWKFTWVPKQCS; encoded by the exons ATG AGCACCATGCTGTCGTGCCAAGATCTGAGCTTTGCAGGAGGGCAGCGCTACGACAGCTCGTACTCCACCTCGACGTTAGCTGACGGTGTTGACGTATCCACGGCAACGCTCGTGTCCCTCTGGGACGCTGGTCCCCTGGACAACGGTGCCCGCCAGCACGAGCCGCCGCCGCGGG ATTCACCACATGTGTCTGAACATAGACTGGGACATCACACCTGGTCGGATCAACTGTCACCGCAGCTACAACGAAACAAACAG CTCCAAGACACTCTGATCCAAAGAGAGGAGGAGCTAGCGAGACTTCAAGAGGAGAATAACAAACTCAAAGAGTTTTTGAACTCATCATATGTGAAGTCTTTGGAGGAAAATAGCAAG AAACTTCTTTCAAACTGCAAAGTTCAAGATGGGATGAGGAAACGGAAAAGCACACACAGTGATTTAGGAAACGTAAGCCAATTTCTGCACAGCGGCGAGGTAAAGCGGACCTGTCGTAATCTTTCCTTAGAGTTTTGCTCTGCGGAAGAGCTTGCGGCCACCCCGCCTCTAGACTCTTGGATATTGGAGACGCTTGGTCTGCAAGATGAGAATACTGTTGACCCAGAACAAAGTTTCAACAGCCATATAACCAACCACAGTCCCTCTTTTAGCTGTGCACTTCCTAAACAAGATCATTACAATACGACAACCATAGGCAATTCTGTCAGCCTCAGTCCCGGTGCCGAGGCACATTGTGATTACAATAACATCATAGACTCACCCAGCAACTGCAGTTTGGATACCACTAGTGGCTACAACACCTCCCAGAGCCAAGTATCAGAATATACGACCCTTGACCCCTCAGCTTTGTACACCATCACGCCCACAGGGTCATTGGTCGTCTCTTCACCAGTGATGACCAATGCTCCACACTTCACCCCACCACGGGCAGCGTCCACTCCTTATCCCCAAGATGCGAGTCCTGGTGCGTATTACGACACACGTGGCTGTGAGTCCTCCAGTCCAGCAGGGGGTGACAGCCGGATTTTCTCCACACCCCGTATGTCCCGTAGCAGGACAGACTTAGCATTCAGCATGTCATTGAGTCCACAAAGTAGTGTTAAGACTCACAGTTTTCCTCAAGGACAAGCATTTACACGCAGAGATGCGCATGGAGGATGGAAGTTCACCTGGGTTCCCAAACAGTGTTCCTAG